From Xyrauchen texanus isolate HMW12.3.18 chromosome 36, RBS_HiC_50CHRs, whole genome shotgun sequence, one genomic window encodes:
- the LOC127630117 gene encoding uncharacterized protein LOC127630117 isoform X1, whose amino-acid sequence MDESDDKQQILTILSWNVNGFNHKKSEIFHHLSLLNADVVFLQETHVGPDRIYSTGSIKIEALECNYDMAAFTVFKGSSRGVAVLFKKNLGCGGFKVDGDIKGRYIIISCQICGHDFVFINVYNSNDEKIMFKQFAHFSTQIPPTAFLVVGGDFNTVMDADLDKTSNLRNRSHRKSFDSLQSFLETFNLVDVWRCVYPEIKSFTYFDGKGQSRLDYFFLQSHNLTSVTACRIYERPQYTDKEDYVSDHAPLSIQIQVDGTKMQFDSFLLKDKACMEQISRTIKTISGIKTKRKRDLWPGVKVRLFCEAIALQNLSRCSDTMQTFELPEELEHMEPGVCSFSESYIEVLHTSNGSCTSRSLLNFLDHLHQTERFEEIKLTLNAVLCESVSRKEILVSILSLPQSDCLTSDGLTVHFYIHFASKLVDLLQGFFNQILDLKPIKCLVIESPSQGNYDHTYCCSIQHYCSPISVINVDYKILALILADRLSSVIKHVLNPGQSNPHASVQDFTSALQIPMLIVTLKVDPSALKWPYLFNSLKSVNLPDRFRSVLELLLMTEGGVNSHRHTRSDSPYCPTQGLKEECPLTPLLISICLHPLIYSINCEQMLLGPTVQGEIPKSVIDKDRAFIFLCNTSETLDSFETMLHDFTETSGFIIDDRYSEVFVAGTSNFSLGKDRLKLFKRTDNGFHCDYFADSRDCGIVQEERVFKQSN is encoded by the exons ATGGATGAAAGTGATGACAAGCAGCAAATATTAACGATTCTTTCATGGAATGTAAATGGTTTTAACCATAAAAAATCTGAGATCTTTCATCATTTAAGTCTTCTAAATGCCGATGTGgtatttcttcaagaaactcatgTGGGTCCAGATAGAATCTACTCAACAGGAAGCATTAAAATCGAGGCTTTAGAATGCAATTATGACATGGCGGCATTCACGGTATTCAAAGGAAGTTCACGTGGAGTGGCCGTACTGTTCAAAAAGAACCTTGGATGTGGTGGTTTCAAAGTTGATGGTGATATCAAAGGAAGATACATAATAATCTCTTGTCAGATTTGTGGGCACGATTTTGTGTTTATCAATGTATATAACtcaaatgatgaaaaaattatgtttaaacagTTTGCACATTTTTCTACCCAAATCCCACCAACAGCATTTCTTGTGGTCGGTGGGGATTTTAACACCGTAATGGATGCTGATCTTGACAAAACATCAAATTTAAGAAACCGAAGTCACAGAAAGTCTTTTGATTCTCTGCAGAGTTTTTTGGAAACTTTCAACTTGGTAGATGTCTGGAGATGCGTTTACCCTGAGATAAAAAGCTTTACATACTTTGATGGGAAAGGACAATCAAGACTAGACTACTTCTTTTTGCAAAGTCACAATTTAACAAGCGTGACTGCTTGTCGTATTTATGAAAGACCACAGTACACAGATAAAGAAGACTACGTCTCTGATCACGCACCTTTATCCATTCAGATTCAGGTAGATGGAACAAAAATGCAGTTTgactcttttcttctcaaagataAGGCCTGTATGGAACAAATCTCAAGGACAATAAAGACAATTTCAGGTATAAAGACCAAAAGGAAAAGAGATCTGTGGCCAGGAGTGAAGGTCAGACTCTTCTGTGAGGCAATAGCCTTGCAAAATCTGTCAAGATGTTCAGACACAATGCAAACCTTTGAACTTCCTGAAGAGTTGGAACACATGGAGCCAGGAG TGTGTTCGTTTTCAGAATCATACATTGAGGTTCTCCATACATCAAATGGTTCCTGCACATCCAGGAGTCTTCTGAACTTCCTTGATCATTTACACCAAACAGAGAGATTTGAAGAAATTAAATTAACACTGAATGCTGTTTTATGTGAATCTGTTTCGAGGAAGGAAATCCTGGTCTCTATACTCTCCCTGCCTCAGTCTGATTGTCTAACATCAGATGGATTAACAGTACATTTCTATATACACTTTGCAAGTAAACTAGTTGACCTCCTGCAAGGCTTTTTCAACCAAATCCTTGATCTCAAGCCTATAAAATGTTTAGTTATTGAATCACCAAGCCAGGGCAACTATGATCATACCTACTGCTGTAGCATTCAGCATTACTGCAGTCCGATTTCAGTGattaatgtggattataaaattcTGGCTTTGATTCTGGCTGACAGGTTGAGTAGTGTTATTAAACATGTTCTAAATCCAGGTCAAAGCAACCCACATGCTTCTGTTCAAGACTTCACTAGTGCTCTCCAAATTCCAATGCTGATTGTTACATTAAAAGTAGACCCAAGTGCATTGAAGTGGCCCTATTTGTTTAACAGCTTAAAGTCAGTGAACCTTCCTGACAGATTTAGATCAGTACTGGAGCTGTTGTTGATGACAGAGGGAGGTGTAAATAGTCATCGGCACACTAGATCAGATTCGCCATATTGCCCAACACAAGGTCTAAAGGAAGAGTGCCCATTGACTCCATTACTAATAAGCATCTGCCTTCATCCTCTTATCTACTCCATAAACTGTGAGCAGATGCTTCTGGGACCTACAGTCCAAGGAGAAATCCCAAAGTCAGTCATTGACAAAGACAGAGCCTTTATTTTCCTTTGTAATACCAGTGAGACTTTGGATAGTTTTGAAACGATGCTCCATGATTTTACAGAGACATCAGGATTTATTATAGATGACAGATACTCTGAGGTATTCGTAGCAGGCACCTCTAACTTCAGTTTAGGCAAAGACAGACTTAAGCTGTTTAAGAGAACAGACAATGGATTTCATTGTGATTACtttgcagactcaagagattgtGGCATTGTACAAGAGGAAAGGGTTTTCAAACAGTCAAACTGA
- the LOC127630117 gene encoding uncharacterized protein LOC127630117 isoform X2, whose amino-acid sequence MDESDDKQQILTILSWNVNGFNHKKSEIFHHLSLLNADVVFLQETHVGPDRIYSTGSIKIEALECNYDMAAFTVFKGSSRGVAVLFKKNLGCGGFKVDGDIKGRYIIISCQICGHDFVFINVYNSNDEKIMFKQFAHFSTQIPPTAFLVVGGDFNTVMDADLDKTSNLRNRSHRKSFDSLQSFLETFNLVDVWRCVYPEIKSFTYFDGKGQSRLDYFFLQSHNLTSVTACRIYERPQYTDKEDYVSDHAPLSIQIQVDGTKMQFDSFLLKDKACMEQISRTIKTISGIKTKRKRDLWPGVKVRLFCEAIALQNLSRCSDTMQTFELPEELEHMEPGESYIEVLHTSNGSCTSRSLLNFLDHLHQTERFEEIKLTLNAVLCESVSRKEILVSILSLPQSDCLTSDGLTVHFYIHFASKLVDLLQGFFNQILDLKPIKCLVIESPSQGNYDHTYCCSIQHYCSPISVINVDYKILALILADRLSSVIKHVLNPGQSNPHASVQDFTSALQIPMLIVTLKVDPSALKWPYLFNSLKSVNLPDRFRSVLELLLMTEGGVNSHRHTRSDSPYCPTQGLKEECPLTPLLISICLHPLIYSINCEQMLLGPTVQGEIPKSVIDKDRAFIFLCNTSETLDSFETMLHDFTETSGFIIDDRYSEVFVAGTSNFSLGKDRLKLFKRTDNGFHCDYFADSRDCGIVQEERVFKQSN is encoded by the exons ATGGATGAAAGTGATGACAAGCAGCAAATATTAACGATTCTTTCATGGAATGTAAATGGTTTTAACCATAAAAAATCTGAGATCTTTCATCATTTAAGTCTTCTAAATGCCGATGTGgtatttcttcaagaaactcatgTGGGTCCAGATAGAATCTACTCAACAGGAAGCATTAAAATCGAGGCTTTAGAATGCAATTATGACATGGCGGCATTCACGGTATTCAAAGGAAGTTCACGTGGAGTGGCCGTACTGTTCAAAAAGAACCTTGGATGTGGTGGTTTCAAAGTTGATGGTGATATCAAAGGAAGATACATAATAATCTCTTGTCAGATTTGTGGGCACGATTTTGTGTTTATCAATGTATATAACtcaaatgatgaaaaaattatgtttaaacagTTTGCACATTTTTCTACCCAAATCCCACCAACAGCATTTCTTGTGGTCGGTGGGGATTTTAACACCGTAATGGATGCTGATCTTGACAAAACATCAAATTTAAGAAACCGAAGTCACAGAAAGTCTTTTGATTCTCTGCAGAGTTTTTTGGAAACTTTCAACTTGGTAGATGTCTGGAGATGCGTTTACCCTGAGATAAAAAGCTTTACATACTTTGATGGGAAAGGACAATCAAGACTAGACTACTTCTTTTTGCAAAGTCACAATTTAACAAGCGTGACTGCTTGTCGTATTTATGAAAGACCACAGTACACAGATAAAGAAGACTACGTCTCTGATCACGCACCTTTATCCATTCAGATTCAGGTAGATGGAACAAAAATGCAGTTTgactcttttcttctcaaagataAGGCCTGTATGGAACAAATCTCAAGGACAATAAAGACAATTTCAGGTATAAAGACCAAAAGGAAAAGAGATCTGTGGCCAGGAGTGAAGGTCAGACTCTTCTGTGAGGCAATAGCCTTGCAAAATCTGTCAAGATGTTCAGACACAATGCAAACCTTTGAACTTCCTGAAGAGTTGGAACACATGGAGCCAGGAG AATCATACATTGAGGTTCTCCATACATCAAATGGTTCCTGCACATCCAGGAGTCTTCTGAACTTCCTTGATCATTTACACCAAACAGAGAGATTTGAAGAAATTAAATTAACACTGAATGCTGTTTTATGTGAATCTGTTTCGAGGAAGGAAATCCTGGTCTCTATACTCTCCCTGCCTCAGTCTGATTGTCTAACATCAGATGGATTAACAGTACATTTCTATATACACTTTGCAAGTAAACTAGTTGACCTCCTGCAAGGCTTTTTCAACCAAATCCTTGATCTCAAGCCTATAAAATGTTTAGTTATTGAATCACCAAGCCAGGGCAACTATGATCATACCTACTGCTGTAGCATTCAGCATTACTGCAGTCCGATTTCAGTGattaatgtggattataaaattcTGGCTTTGATTCTGGCTGACAGGTTGAGTAGTGTTATTAAACATGTTCTAAATCCAGGTCAAAGCAACCCACATGCTTCTGTTCAAGACTTCACTAGTGCTCTCCAAATTCCAATGCTGATTGTTACATTAAAAGTAGACCCAAGTGCATTGAAGTGGCCCTATTTGTTTAACAGCTTAAAGTCAGTGAACCTTCCTGACAGATTTAGATCAGTACTGGAGCTGTTGTTGATGACAGAGGGAGGTGTAAATAGTCATCGGCACACTAGATCAGATTCGCCATATTGCCCAACACAAGGTCTAAAGGAAGAGTGCCCATTGACTCCATTACTAATAAGCATCTGCCTTCATCCTCTTATCTACTCCATAAACTGTGAGCAGATGCTTCTGGGACCTACAGTCCAAGGAGAAATCCCAAAGTCAGTCATTGACAAAGACAGAGCCTTTATTTTCCTTTGTAATACCAGTGAGACTTTGGATAGTTTTGAAACGATGCTCCATGATTTTACAGAGACATCAGGATTTATTATAGATGACAGATACTCTGAGGTATTCGTAGCAGGCACCTCTAACTTCAGTTTAGGCAAAGACAGACTTAAGCTGTTTAAGAGAACAGACAATGGATTTCATTGTGATTACtttgcagactcaagagattgtGGCATTGTACAAGAGGAAAGGGTTTTCAAACAGTCAAACTGA
- the LOC127629957 gene encoding tetraspanin-13-like yields MACGGFFCSRNALCLLNLIYVMVSLLMIGVAAWGKWFGLVSSFRVMAAVIAVGLFLFAVAIVGLYGALKHHQVLLFFYMLILFMVFIVQFSVSCACLAISKEQQNLLLEIGWNKSESMQKDLERTLDCCDFNEVNYNGTCEANCFNGQTCRPCSEIIQDYADDALHFTGGISLFFCFTEILVVWLAYRYRNQKDPRQNPSAFV; encoded by the exons ATGGCGTGTGGTGGGTTTTTTTGTTCCAGAAATGCCCTCTGTTTGCTCAACCTTATTTATGTG ATGGTAAGTCTTCTCATGATTGGCGTAGCAGCATGGGGCAAATGGTTTGGACTGGTCTCCAGTTtcagagtgatggctgctgtcatTGCAGTTGGACTCTTTCTCTTTGCTGTGGCGATTGTGGGCTTGTATGGAGCTCTTAAGCATCACCAAGTCCTTTTGTTCTTT TACATGCTCATTCTTTTCATGGTATTCATAGTGCAGTTTTCAGTATCATGTGCCTGCTTGGCGATTAGTAAAGAACAACAG AACCTTCTTCTGGAGATTGGATGGAATAAGTCTGAATCAATGCAGAAGGATTTGGAAAGAACGTTGGATTGTTGTGACTTCAATGAAGTTAACTACAATGGAACATGTGAAGCA AACTGTTTCAATGGTCAAACTTGTAGACCATGTTCAGAGATAATCCAGGACTATGCTGATGACGCTCTGCATTTTACTGGAGGAAtcagcctttttttttgttttacagag ATTTTGGTTGTCTGGCTAGCATACAGGTACAGGAATCAGAAAGACCCTCGACAAAATCCAAGTGCTTTTGTTTAA